The Xanthomonas sontii genomic sequence GCAGCGCCTGGATGGCGCCGTACAGCAGCACGTACATCACCCCGGTATTGACCACGCCGAGCACGACCAGATCCAGCCACTGGCCGGGACGGGCAGGCAAGGCATCGAAATGCACGAACGGCGCCAGCAACACGATGCCGATGCCCAGTTGCAGCAGCGCGAGCAGATGCGGCGGCGTGCCTTTCAGGTGCTTGGTGACGATCGACGACACCGCGTACAGAAACGCGGCACCGAGCGCCAGGGCGACGCCCTGCAGGTACTCGCCCGGCACCGCGAGCACCGCAGGCGCGATGCGCACCACGCCCACCAGACCGACGAACGCCACCGCCAGCCACCCCACGGTCGAGGCACTGATGCGCTCGCGGAACACGAGCGCGCCGAGCCCGACCAGCATGAACGGCTGCGTGTTGTAGACGGCGGTGGCCATCGAAATCGACGCGCGGCCGTAGGCGGCGAACAGCAGCAGC encodes the following:
- a CDS encoding DMT family transporter; translation: MASNEIRRGAAEMVVAMLMSGTIGWLVVSSGQSPFNVVFFRCLFGAATLLIVCAALGLLRRKAFSPRMLALVLLGGIAIVGNWLLLFAAYGRASISMATAVYNTQPFMLVGLGALVFRERISASTVGWLAVAFVGLVGVVRIAPAVLAVPGEYLQGVALALGAAFLYAVSSIVTKHLKGTPPHLLALLQLGIGIVLLAPFVHFDALPARPGQWLDLVVLGVVNTGVMYVLLYGAIQALPTAMIGALSFIYPVVAIAVDRIAFGQSLAWTQVLGALLILLAAAGVNFGWRVWPWPRAARAPASRLKPGER